One window of Calonectris borealis chromosome 28, bCalBor7.hap1.2, whole genome shotgun sequence genomic DNA carries:
- the ACSBG2 gene encoding long-chain-fatty-acid--CoA ligase ACSBG2 isoform X1 — protein MRWTMLCESDARMALAEPVPTTYFNSDSQGNCEVSLDDVLLNSSARTVEVHNIETVEDTKTEGCHIDTLGFKASSPPTSSVWTTRRDGEVRLRMDEQGIGSEAPKTVHELFQEVASKYGDYYALASKKGGQWIKLTYKMYYDECWKAAKSFLKLGLERFHGVCILGFNSAEWFIADIGAILAGGFAVGIYTTNSPEACHYVAENCSANVLVVENHKQLQKILEIQHKLPHLKAIIQYGEELKEKRPNLYSWGEFMDLGKDVPDTQLREIIESQKPNQCCTLIYTSGTTGQPKGVMLSHDNLTWTASAAGRFIRLTDAKEKQELVVSYLPLSHIAAQMSDIWSAMTFGVQVFFAQPDALKGTLVDTLREVRPTAFLGVPRVWEKMEEKMKSIGAKSSALRRKVASWAKGVGLQTNLKRMNGYSEVPVNFRLARHLVYKKVRKAIGLDRCTKCYTGAAPITRETLEFFLSLNIPVFELYGMSESSGPHTISLPHAFKLTSCGKEITGCRTLIHKPDGDGIGEICFSGRHIFMGYLNMEEKTKEAIDEDGWLHSGDLGKHDKDGFLYITGRIKELIITAGGENVPPVPIEDAVKGAVPIISNAMLVGDKAKFLAMLLTLKCKADVETGEPGDDLTPEAIEYCQKLGSKATKVSEIISSKDKAVYAAIQKGILAVNEGAVSNAQKVQKWVLLEKDFSLFGGELGPTMKLKRPEVARKYKDQIAQFYADVDTPTTTENALRQ, from the exons ATGCGTT GGACAATGCTGTGTGAGTCAGATGCACGTATGGCACTTGCAGAACCAGTCCCCACGACTTATTTTAATTCGGATTCTCAAGGGAACTGTGAGGTGTCACTGGATGACGTTCTGCTCAACTCTTCAGCTAG GACTGTTGAGGTCCACAACATTGAGACAGTTGAAGATACTAAGACAGAGGGATGTCACATAGACACGCTTGGCTTCAAAG CCTCTTCACCTCCTACCTCCAGTGTGTGGACAACACGACGAGATGGAGAGGTCAGACTCAGGATGGACGAACAGGGCATAGGCAGTGAGGCACCAAAGACTGTTCATGAGCTATTCCAGGAAGTTGCTAGTAAATATGGTGATTATTATGCCCTTGCATCCAAGAAGGGCGGCCAGTGGATAAAACTAACATATAAGATGTACTATGATGagtgctggaaagcagcaaaaaGCTTTCTGAAG CTGGGACTAGAGCGTTTCCATGGAGTGTGCATCTTGGGATTTAATTCTGCAGAGTGGTTTATTGCTGACATTGGAGCTATCCTTGCAGG tGGATTTGCTGTTGGTATCTACACTACAAACTCTCCTGAGGCCTGTCATTATGTAGCAGAGAACTGTAGTGCTAATGTTCTGGTTGTGGAAAACCAtaaacagctgcagaaaatctTAGAa ATTCAGCATAAACTACCTCATCTGAAAGCTATTATCCAGTATGGGGAAGAGCTAAAAGAGAAGAGACCAAATCTGTACTCT TGGGGTGAGTTCATGGACCTTGGCAAAGATGTTCCAGATACTCAGCTCCGTGAAATCATTGAGTCGCAGAAGCCTAACCAGTGCTGTACACTAATATACACCTCGGGGACAACTGGACAGCCAAAGGGAGTCATGCTCAGTCATGACAAC TTGACGTGGACGGCATCGGCAGCGGGGCGTTTCATAAGGCTGACAGATGCTAAAGAAAAGCAGGAACTGGTGGTCAGCTATCTGCCCCTCAGTCATATTGCCGCACAGATGTCAGATATCTGGTCGGCAATGACATTCGGTGTACAAGTTTTCTTTGCTCAACCAGATGCATTAAAG GGCACCTTGGTAGACACCCTGCGGGAAGTGAGGCCAACTGCTTTTTTGGGAGTTCCTCGTGTctgggaaaaaatggaagaaaaaatgaaatccaTAGGTGCAAAATCGTCAGCACTCAGAAGAAAAGTGGCATCGTGGGCCAAGGGAGTCGGGTTGCAGACAAACCTGAAGCGGATGAATGG GTATTCTGAAGTCCCGGTGAACTTCCGCCTAGCCAGGCACTTAGTGTACAAGAAAGTGCGAAAGGCCATTGGGCTGGACCGGTGCACAAAGTGCTACACGGGGGCTGCTCCCATTACCAGAGAGAcgctggaattttttttaagtctgaacaTTCCTGTTTTTGAGCTGTACGGCATGAGCGAGAGTTCTGGGCCTCACACAATCTCTCTACCTCACGCGTTCAAGCTTACCAG CTGTGGAAAGGAAATCACAGGCTGCCGGACACTGATTCATAAGCCAGATGGAGATGGCATCGGTGAGATCTGCTTCTCGGGAAGGCACATCTTCATGGGCTATTTGAACATGGAAGAGAAAACCAAAGAGGCAATTGATGAAGACGGCTGGCTGCATTCGGGTGACCTTGGCAAGCATGATAAAGATGGATTCCTCTACATCACTGGCAGAATTAAAG AGCTCATCATCACTGCAGGAGGTGAGAACGTTCCTCCTGTTCCAATCGAGGATGCTGTAAAAGGTGCTGTTCCCATCATCAGCAATGCAATGTTGGTTGGAGATAAAGCAAAATTCCTTGCTATGCTTCTAACGCTAAAG TGCAAAGCAGATGTAGAAACTGGCGAGCCAGGAGATGATCTCACTCCAGAAGCTATTGAATACTGTCAAAAACTGGGCAGCAAGGCTACAAAAGTCTCCGAAATCATCAGCAGCAAAGACAAGGCTGTCTACGCGGCTATCCAGAAGGGAATTTTGGCAGTCAACGAGGGAGCTGTCTCAAATGCTCAGAAAGTCCAGAAGTGGGTCCTTCTGGAGAAGGACTTTTCTCTGTTCGGTGGAGAGCTTG gccCAACAATGAAGCTGAAGAGACCAGAGGTGGCACGGAAGTACAAAGACCAAATCGCTCAGTTTTACGCAGATGTGGATACACCTACCACGACAGAGAACGCTCTTCGGCAGTAG
- the ACSBG2 gene encoding long-chain-fatty-acid--CoA ligase ACSBG2 isoform X2 yields MLCESDARMALAEPVPTTYFNSDSQGNCEVSLDDVLLNSSARTVEVHNIETVEDTKTEGCHIDTLGFKASSPPTSSVWTTRRDGEVRLRMDEQGIGSEAPKTVHELFQEVASKYGDYYALASKKGGQWIKLTYKMYYDECWKAAKSFLKLGLERFHGVCILGFNSAEWFIADIGAILAGGFAVGIYTTNSPEACHYVAENCSANVLVVENHKQLQKILEIQHKLPHLKAIIQYGEELKEKRPNLYSWGEFMDLGKDVPDTQLREIIESQKPNQCCTLIYTSGTTGQPKGVMLSHDNLTWTASAAGRFIRLTDAKEKQELVVSYLPLSHIAAQMSDIWSAMTFGVQVFFAQPDALKGTLVDTLREVRPTAFLGVPRVWEKMEEKMKSIGAKSSALRRKVASWAKGVGLQTNLKRMNGYSEVPVNFRLARHLVYKKVRKAIGLDRCTKCYTGAAPITRETLEFFLSLNIPVFELYGMSESSGPHTISLPHAFKLTSCGKEITGCRTLIHKPDGDGIGEICFSGRHIFMGYLNMEEKTKEAIDEDGWLHSGDLGKHDKDGFLYITGRIKELIITAGGENVPPVPIEDAVKGAVPIISNAMLVGDKAKFLAMLLTLKCKADVETGEPGDDLTPEAIEYCQKLGSKATKVSEIISSKDKAVYAAIQKGILAVNEGAVSNAQKVQKWVLLEKDFSLFGGELGPTMKLKRPEVARKYKDQIAQFYADVDTPTTTENALRQ; encoded by the exons ATGCTGTGTGAGTCAGATGCACGTATGGCACTTGCAGAACCAGTCCCCACGACTTATTTTAATTCGGATTCTCAAGGGAACTGTGAGGTGTCACTGGATGACGTTCTGCTCAACTCTTCAGCTAG GACTGTTGAGGTCCACAACATTGAGACAGTTGAAGATACTAAGACAGAGGGATGTCACATAGACACGCTTGGCTTCAAAG CCTCTTCACCTCCTACCTCCAGTGTGTGGACAACACGACGAGATGGAGAGGTCAGACTCAGGATGGACGAACAGGGCATAGGCAGTGAGGCACCAAAGACTGTTCATGAGCTATTCCAGGAAGTTGCTAGTAAATATGGTGATTATTATGCCCTTGCATCCAAGAAGGGCGGCCAGTGGATAAAACTAACATATAAGATGTACTATGATGagtgctggaaagcagcaaaaaGCTTTCTGAAG CTGGGACTAGAGCGTTTCCATGGAGTGTGCATCTTGGGATTTAATTCTGCAGAGTGGTTTATTGCTGACATTGGAGCTATCCTTGCAGG tGGATTTGCTGTTGGTATCTACACTACAAACTCTCCTGAGGCCTGTCATTATGTAGCAGAGAACTGTAGTGCTAATGTTCTGGTTGTGGAAAACCAtaaacagctgcagaaaatctTAGAa ATTCAGCATAAACTACCTCATCTGAAAGCTATTATCCAGTATGGGGAAGAGCTAAAAGAGAAGAGACCAAATCTGTACTCT TGGGGTGAGTTCATGGACCTTGGCAAAGATGTTCCAGATACTCAGCTCCGTGAAATCATTGAGTCGCAGAAGCCTAACCAGTGCTGTACACTAATATACACCTCGGGGACAACTGGACAGCCAAAGGGAGTCATGCTCAGTCATGACAAC TTGACGTGGACGGCATCGGCAGCGGGGCGTTTCATAAGGCTGACAGATGCTAAAGAAAAGCAGGAACTGGTGGTCAGCTATCTGCCCCTCAGTCATATTGCCGCACAGATGTCAGATATCTGGTCGGCAATGACATTCGGTGTACAAGTTTTCTTTGCTCAACCAGATGCATTAAAG GGCACCTTGGTAGACACCCTGCGGGAAGTGAGGCCAACTGCTTTTTTGGGAGTTCCTCGTGTctgggaaaaaatggaagaaaaaatgaaatccaTAGGTGCAAAATCGTCAGCACTCAGAAGAAAAGTGGCATCGTGGGCCAAGGGAGTCGGGTTGCAGACAAACCTGAAGCGGATGAATGG GTATTCTGAAGTCCCGGTGAACTTCCGCCTAGCCAGGCACTTAGTGTACAAGAAAGTGCGAAAGGCCATTGGGCTGGACCGGTGCACAAAGTGCTACACGGGGGCTGCTCCCATTACCAGAGAGAcgctggaattttttttaagtctgaacaTTCCTGTTTTTGAGCTGTACGGCATGAGCGAGAGTTCTGGGCCTCACACAATCTCTCTACCTCACGCGTTCAAGCTTACCAG CTGTGGAAAGGAAATCACAGGCTGCCGGACACTGATTCATAAGCCAGATGGAGATGGCATCGGTGAGATCTGCTTCTCGGGAAGGCACATCTTCATGGGCTATTTGAACATGGAAGAGAAAACCAAAGAGGCAATTGATGAAGACGGCTGGCTGCATTCGGGTGACCTTGGCAAGCATGATAAAGATGGATTCCTCTACATCACTGGCAGAATTAAAG AGCTCATCATCACTGCAGGAGGTGAGAACGTTCCTCCTGTTCCAATCGAGGATGCTGTAAAAGGTGCTGTTCCCATCATCAGCAATGCAATGTTGGTTGGAGATAAAGCAAAATTCCTTGCTATGCTTCTAACGCTAAAG TGCAAAGCAGATGTAGAAACTGGCGAGCCAGGAGATGATCTCACTCCAGAAGCTATTGAATACTGTCAAAAACTGGGCAGCAAGGCTACAAAAGTCTCCGAAATCATCAGCAGCAAAGACAAGGCTGTCTACGCGGCTATCCAGAAGGGAATTTTGGCAGTCAACGAGGGAGCTGTCTCAAATGCTCAGAAAGTCCAGAAGTGGGTCCTTCTGGAGAAGGACTTTTCTCTGTTCGGTGGAGAGCTTG gccCAACAATGAAGCTGAAGAGACCAGAGGTGGCACGGAAGTACAAAGACCAAATCGCTCAGTTTTACGCAGATGTGGATACACCTACCACGACAGAGAACGCTCTTCGGCAGTAG